A genome region from Geodermatophilus bullaregiensis includes the following:
- a CDS encoding DUF6529 family protein has product MTHTRPPVDTPAPPPGAPAPEPPAGAVAPRPRLRAEPRDAFRLPLLTFLLAGCAVALVLGVYAAEHEPAGYSLDVPGFSSPLYVKAWLTTAAAVAGVVQLLTAARMHDAGAPPWTRTAHRWSGRLAVVLTVPVVVHCVYALGFQAGSTRALVHSALGCFFYGVFVTKMLALTRRGLPRWVVPVLGGAVFTGLIGLWLTSSLWVFTSSGFRL; this is encoded by the coding sequence ATGACCCACACCCGACCGCCGGTCGACACCCCGGCACCGCCTCCGGGGGCTCCGGCTCCCGAGCCTCCGGCCGGGGCGGTCGCCCCGCGTCCCCGGCTGCGCGCCGAGCCGCGCGACGCGTTCCGGCTGCCCCTGCTGACCTTCCTGCTCGCCGGCTGCGCCGTCGCGCTCGTGCTGGGCGTCTACGCCGCCGAGCACGAGCCGGCCGGCTACTCGCTCGACGTCCCGGGGTTCTCCTCGCCGCTCTACGTCAAGGCGTGGCTCACCACCGCGGCCGCCGTGGCCGGCGTGGTGCAGCTGCTCACGGCGGCCCGCATGCACGACGCCGGGGCCCCGCCCTGGACGCGCACCGCGCACCGGTGGTCGGGCCGGCTGGCCGTGGTGCTCACCGTCCCGGTCGTCGTGCACTGCGTGTACGCGCTCGGCTTCCAGGCCGGCTCGACGCGGGCCCTGGTCCACTCCGCCCTGGGGTGCTTCTTCTACGGCGTCTTCGTCACCAAGATGCTGGCGCTCACCCGCCGCGGCCTGCCGCGCTGGGTCGTCCCGGTGCTCGGCGGGGCGGTCTTCACCGGCCTGATCGGGCTGTGGCTCACCTCGTCGCTGTGGGTCTTCACCAGCAGCGGCTTCCGCCTCTGA
- a CDS encoding maleylpyruvate isomerase family mycothiol-dependent enzyme encodes MPHSPARRTLWSLAHAERTALADDLAGLDDAQWARPSLCGRWTVEEVLAHLTAAASVGRARWIASTAGARFDPAVHNERRLAEHRGATPAETLDRFRRVLGSTTAPSGHTAAWLGEVVVHAQDVRRPLGLARTPSVEAATEVARFFARRDFTVHSRRAVEGLRLEATDGPFTAGRGLPVRGTTVALTMAMAGRGAYCEDLTGPGVATLRDRCAPGR; translated from the coding sequence GTGCCCCACTCCCCTGCCCGCCGGACCCTCTGGTCGCTCGCCCACGCCGAGCGCACCGCCCTCGCCGACGACCTCGCCGGCCTGGACGACGCGCAGTGGGCCCGGCCGTCGCTGTGCGGGCGGTGGACGGTCGAGGAGGTCCTCGCCCACCTCACCGCGGCGGCGAGCGTCGGCCGCGCGCGCTGGATCGCCAGCACGGCCGGCGCCCGGTTCGACCCCGCCGTGCACAACGAGCGGCGCCTGGCCGAGCACCGGGGCGCCACGCCGGCGGAGACGCTCGACCGGTTCCGCCGGGTCCTCGGCAGCACGACGGCGCCGTCCGGGCACACCGCGGCCTGGCTGGGTGAGGTCGTCGTGCACGCCCAGGACGTCCGCCGTCCGCTGGGGCTGGCGCGCACGCCCTCGGTGGAGGCCGCCACCGAGGTCGCCCGCTTCTTCGCCCGGCGCGACTTCACGGTGCACAGCCGCCGCGCGGTCGAGGGGCTGCGCCTCGAGGCGACCGACGGCCCCTTCACCGCGGGGCGGGGCCTCCCGGTGCGCGGCACGACCGTGGCGCTGACCATGGCGATGGCCGGCCGCGGCGCCTACTGCGAGGACCTGACCGGCCCCGGCGTGGCCACCCTGCGCGACCGCTGCGCGCCCGGTCGATGA
- a CDS encoding RNA polymerase sigma factor, with translation MSDPAGASAVAAAVADAHRREWAFVLAATVRVTRDLDVAEECVQEAFAAALTDWRRSGVPTRPGAWLTTAARRRALNVVRHRGVESRYLPLLVEEETLPGPGDALDDEGAPIPDDRLRLVVTCCHPALDRPAQVALTLRLLCGLSTAEVARAFLVSEPTMAARITRAKKKIAVARIPYRVPPAAELPERVDAVLSVVHLLFTTGHTTPVGDELVRRDLVERSVELCRMLRRLLPRDPAVAGLLALLLLTDARRETRTAPDGRLLLLEEQDRARWDRAAIAEGVSLVREALRARPPSRYALQAAIAAVHAESPRWEDTDWREVVALYDVLVRLWPSPVVALNRAVAVGFASGPAAGLAALDALSAEPQLAGYGYLPAARADLLRRLGRVAEAREAYTEALLLTQNAVERAFLEGRLRGTGG, from the coding sequence GTGTCCGACCCGGCCGGCGCCTCCGCCGTCGCGGCCGCGGTCGCCGACGCGCACCGTCGCGAGTGGGCCTTCGTGCTCGCCGCGACGGTGCGCGTCACGCGCGACCTCGACGTCGCCGAGGAGTGCGTGCAGGAGGCGTTCGCGGCGGCGCTCACCGACTGGCGCAGGTCCGGCGTCCCCACCCGGCCCGGGGCCTGGCTGACGACGGCGGCCCGGCGCCGCGCGCTCAACGTCGTCCGCCACCGGGGCGTGGAGTCCCGGTACCTGCCGCTGCTCGTCGAGGAGGAGACCCTCCCGGGGCCCGGTGACGCACTCGACGACGAGGGCGCACCGATCCCCGACGACCGGCTCCGGCTGGTGGTGACCTGCTGCCACCCCGCGCTCGACCGGCCGGCCCAGGTGGCCCTGACGCTGCGGCTGCTGTGCGGCCTGTCCACGGCGGAGGTGGCCCGCGCCTTCCTCGTCAGCGAGCCGACGATGGCCGCGCGGATCACCCGGGCGAAGAAGAAGATCGCCGTGGCGCGCATCCCGTACCGGGTGCCGCCGGCCGCGGAGCTGCCCGAGCGGGTCGACGCCGTCCTGTCGGTGGTGCACCTGCTGTTCACCACCGGGCACACGACGCCGGTGGGGGACGAGCTGGTGCGCCGCGACCTGGTGGAGCGGTCGGTGGAGCTGTGCCGCATGCTGCGCCGGCTGCTGCCGCGGGACCCGGCCGTGGCGGGCCTGCTGGCGCTGCTGCTGCTCACCGACGCGCGGCGGGAGACCCGGACGGCGCCCGACGGGCGGCTGCTGCTGCTCGAGGAGCAGGACCGGGCCCGGTGGGACCGCGCGGCGATCGCCGAGGGCGTGTCCCTCGTCCGCGAGGCGCTGCGCGCCCGGCCGCCCTCGCGGTACGCGCTGCAGGCCGCGATCGCCGCCGTCCACGCCGAGTCGCCGAGGTGGGAGGACACCGACTGGCGGGAGGTCGTCGCCCTCTACGACGTCCTCGTCCGGCTGTGGCCCTCGCCGGTGGTGGCGCTCAACCGGGCGGTGGCCGTCGGCTTCGCATCCGGGCCCGCCGCCGGGCTGGCCGCGCTCGACGCCCTGTCCGCCGAGCCCCAGCTCGCCGGGTACGGCTACCTGCCCGCGGCGCGGGCGGACCTGCTCCGGCGGCTGGGCCGGGTCGCCGAGGCGCGGGAGGCCTACACCGAGGCGCTGCTGCTCACGCAGAACGCCGTCGAGCGGGCCTTCCTCGAGGGCCGGCTGCGCGGGACCGGCGGCTGA
- a CDS encoding heme-degrading domain-containing protein, with amino-acid sequence MAIPFPSVAELAAEEDDLQVTSFTNDDAWALGSALVATAREAGAPVAIEISRNGQRLFHVALAGATPDNASWIERKTRVVDRFGHSSLYVRQSWVERGTTFEEGSGLDPQVYAAHGGAFPVVVRDVGPVGVVVVSGLPQLDDHRMVVAALRAHLGR; translated from the coding sequence ATGGCCATCCCCTTCCCCTCCGTGGCCGAGCTCGCCGCGGAGGAGGACGACCTGCAGGTCACCTCGTTCACCAACGACGACGCCTGGGCGCTCGGATCGGCGCTCGTGGCCACCGCCCGCGAGGCCGGCGCGCCGGTCGCGATCGAGATCAGCCGCAACGGGCAGCGGCTCTTCCACGTCGCCCTGGCGGGCGCGACCCCGGACAACGCGTCGTGGATCGAGCGCAAGACCCGGGTGGTGGACCGCTTCGGGCACAGCTCGCTGTACGTCCGGCAGTCGTGGGTCGAGCGCGGGACGACGTTCGAGGAGGGATCGGGCCTGGACCCGCAGGTGTACGCCGCGCACGGCGGCGCGTTCCCGGTCGTCGTCCGCGACGTGGGCCCGGTCGGCGTCGTCGTCGTGTCGGGGCTGCCCCAGCTCGACGACCACCGGATGGTCGTCGCGGCGCTGCGGGCCCACCTCGGGCGCTGA
- a CDS encoding nuclear transport factor 2 family protein, translated as MRGDRLVRDLYEHFQARDWDAAAALLHPDVRLRMPATDERFAGREQVMAFQRDYPEPWGELRVLRVLSDGAVTAAENEIVGPGEVFRCAAFWTVRDGLLHDGVEYWVTVGGDQPPPARAGGG; from the coding sequence GTGCGTGGCGACCGGCTGGTGAGGGACCTGTACGAGCACTTCCAGGCGCGGGACTGGGACGCGGCCGCCGCGCTCCTGCACCCCGACGTGCGGCTGCGCATGCCCGCCACCGACGAGCGGTTCGCCGGGCGCGAGCAGGTCATGGCCTTCCAGCGGGACTACCCCGAGCCGTGGGGTGAGCTCCGCGTGCTGCGCGTTCTGTCCGACGGCGCCGTCACGGCGGCCGAGAACGAGATCGTCGGCCCGGGCGAGGTCTTCCGCTGCGCGGCGTTCTGGACGGTCCGTGACGGACTGCTGCACGACGGCGTCGAGTACTGGGTGACCGTCGGCGGTGACCAGCCGCCGCCCGCGCGCGCGGGCGGCGGCTGA